The following are from one region of the Nicotiana tabacum cultivar K326 chromosome 3, ASM71507v2, whole genome shotgun sequence genome:
- the LOC107828552 gene encoding pumilio homolog 2-like isoform X2 yields the protein MVSDLGRRPMVGNNENSFGDEFEKEIGMLLHDQRRQDADDREKELNMYRSGSAPPTVEGSLSAVGGLFNNNGFMSEEELRSDPAYLSYYYSNVNLNPRLPPPLLSKEDWRFSQRLQGGSSAIGDRRNVNKNDNNGNGRRSPMPPGFNSKKAETENETDKLQGSVEWGGDGLIGLPGLGLGSKKKSIAEIFQDDFSRVSPAPGHPSRPASRNAFDGSGDAAEAELSFSSSKPLRSGSSTQIPSDEVAASYSYAAALSRSTTPDPQHIARAPSPCLTPIGGGRVVNLDKRSVNSPNSFNGHTTESSELVAALSGMNLSNGGQNNTKQHEFFKQSESPQFNMASTVQSAKVPYSVGSDLNSSNRQAAFSNSSYLKGSPTSGLNSGGGVLSQYPHLDSPNSSFSNYGLSGHPLSPMSSHLGNYNLPPLFGNAAAASAMAVPGLDSRIPNLSAATAEHNLSRMGNQMGGPSFVDPMYLQYLTAEYVAQVAALNDPSLDRSYMGGNSYVDLLQKAYLGNNVLPQKSQYKSSGSGHHGYYGNPAFGVGLSYPGSPLASPVIPGSPVGPGSPMRHSDYNNMRRMRNIAAGVIGPYHLDNMENSLASSLLEEFKSNKTRCFELSEIVGHVVEFSADQYGSRFIQQKLETATTEEKNMVFQEIFPQALTLMTDVFGNYVIQKFFEHGMASQRRELAGKLFGHVLTLSLQMYGCRVIQKAIEVVDVDQKIKMVEELDGNIMRCVRDQNGNHVIQKCIECVPEDHIQFVVSTFFGQVVTLSTHPYGCRVIQRVLEHCSDPETQSKVMEEILESVSMLAQDQYGNYVVQHVLEHGKPHERSIIIQELAGKIVQMSQQKFASNVVEKCLTFCNSSERQLLVNEMLGTTDENEPLQAMMKDQFANYVVQKVLETCSDQQRELIMSRIRVHLNALKKYTYGKHIVARVEKLVAAGERRIAAQSLSPA from the exons ATGGTATCTGATTTGGGTAGGAGACCGATGGTTGGGAACAATGAAAATTCATTTGGAGATGAGTTTGAGAAAGAGATTGGGATGTTACTTCATGATCAGCGAAGACAAGATGCTGACGATCGCGAAAAGGAGCTGAATATGTATAGAAGTGGCTCAGCTCCACCTACTGTTGAGGGTTCATTGAGTGCAGTAGGCGGATTGTTTAACAATAATGGTTTCATGTCTGAGGAGGAGCTTAGGTCTGATCCTGCTTACTTATCTTACTATTACTCGAACGTAAACCTTAATCCTAGGTTGCCTCCTCCACTTTTGTCCAAAGAAGATTGGCGGTTTTCACAGAGGTTGCAAGGAGGGAGCTCCGCTATTGGTGATAGGAGGAACGTaaacaagaatgataataatggTAATGGTAGGAGGTCACCCATGCCTCCAGGATTTAACTCGAAAAAAGCAGAGACCGAGAACGAGACGGATAAATTGCAGGGTTCAGTGGAATGGGGTGGTGATGGGCTGATTGGTTTGCCGGGACTAGGACTAGGTAGTAAAAAGAAGAGCATTGCTGAAATATTCCAG GATGACTTCAGCCGTGTGTCTCCTGCTCCTGGTCACCCTTCGCGGCCAGCTAGCCGAAATGCCTTTGACGGAAGTGGTGATGCAGCAGAAGCTGAGCTTTCGTTTTCTTCTTCAAAGCCTTTAAGGTCTGGATCAAGCACACAAATCCCATCTGATGAGGTGGCTGCTTCCTATTCATATGCTGCTGCTTTATCAAGAAGTACCACTCCTGATCCCCAACACATTGCGAGGGCTCCTAGTCCTTGCCTTACTCCTATTGGTGGAGGGAGGGTAGTCAATTTAGACAAGAGAAGTGTCAATAGTCCAAATTCATTTAATGGTCACACAACTGAGTCTTCAGAGCTTGTTGCTGCTTTGTCTGGCATGAATCTATCTAATG GTGGGCAAAATAACACGAAGCAGCATGAATTTTTTAAGCAATCTGAATCCCCACAGTTTAATATGGCTTCTACTGTTCAGTCTGCGAAAGTACCATATTCTGTCGGCTCAGACCTTAATAGTTCTAACCGCCAAGCTGCTTTCTCCAATAGTTCATACCTCAAAGGATCCCCAACATCTGGATTGAATAGTGGAGGTGGCGTACTTTCTCAATATCCACATTTGGATAGTCCAAATTCATCTTTTTCTAATTATGGTTTGAGTGGTCATCCCCTCAGTCCAATGTCAAGCCATCTTGGCAACTATAATTTGCCACCTTTATTTGGAAATGCTGCTGCTGCATCAGCTATGGCTGTACCTGGATTGGACTCGAGAATCCCTAATTTGAGTGCTGCAACCGCAGAGCATAATCTCAGCAGAATGGGAAATCAAATGGGTGGGCCATCATTCGTGGACCCTATGTATCTTCAGTACTTGACAGCTGAATATGTTGCGCAGGTTGCTGCTCTTAATGATCCTTCCTTGGACAGGAGCTACATGGGCGGCAATTCGTATGTAGACTTGCTTCAGAAAGCTTATCTTGGTAATAATGTTCTACCTCAGAAATCTCAATACAAAAGCAGTGGTTCAGGTCATCATGGCTATTATGGAAATCCTGCGTTTGGAGTTGGCTTGTCATATCCTGGAAGTCCTTTAGCAAGTCCTGTCATCCCAGGCTCTCCAGTGGGACCTGGTAGTCCTATGAGGCATAGTGATTATAATAATATGAGACGAATGAGAAACATAGCTGCAGGTGTCATAGGACCATATCACTTGGATAATATGGAAAACAGCTTAGCATCCTCCTTACTGGAAGAGTTCAAAAGCAACAAGACCAGGTGTTTTGAACTATCAGAAATTGTAGGGCACGTTGTTGAGTTTAG CGCTGACCAGTATGGGAGCCGATTCATTCAGCAAAAGTTGGAAACTGCCACCACTGAGGAGAAAAACATGGTGTTTCAGGAAATTTTCCCCCAAGCTCTTACTTTGATGACTGATGTCTTCGGAAATTACGTAATCCAGAAG TTTTTTGAACATGGAATGGCATCTCAGAGGAGAGAATTAGCTGGCAAGCTCTTTGGGCATGTTTTAACACTGAGCCTTCAAATGTATGGTTGTCGCGTCATACAGAAG GCAATAGAAGTAGTCGACGTGGACCAGAAGATCAAAATGGTGGAGGAGCTTGATGGTAATATCATGCGCTGTGTACGAGATCAGAATGGAAATCACGTCATTCAGAAATGTATTGAATGTGTACCAGAAGATCACATTCAATTTGTCGTCTCGACATTTTTCGGACAAGTTGTTACTCTCTCCACCCATCCATATGGCTGTCGAGTAATACAG AGAGTATTGGAACACTGTAGCGATCCAGAAACCCAAAGTAAAGTGATGGAAGAAATCTTGGAATCTGTAAGCATGTTGGCACAAGATCAGTATGGTAATTATGTTGTTCAG CATGTATTGGAGCATGGGAAGCCGCATGAGCGCTCTATTATAATTCAGGAACTAGCTGGGAAGATTGTGCAAATGAGCCAGCAGAAGTTCGCCTCTAATGTTGTTGAGAAGTGTTTAACTTTTTGTAATTCTAGTGAACGACAGCTACTGGTGAACGAGATGCTTGGTACGACTGATGAAAATGAGCCTCTTCAG
- the LOC107828552 gene encoding pumilio homolog 2-like isoform X1, whose amino-acid sequence MVSDLGRRPMVGNNENSFGDEFEKEIGMLLHDQRRQDADDREKELNMYRSGSAPPTVEGSLSAVGGLFNNNGFMSEEELRSDPAYLSYYYSNVNLNPRLPPPLLSKEDWRFSQRLQGGSSAIGDRRNVNKNDNNGNGRRSPMPPGFNSKKAETENETDKLQGSVEWGGDGLIGLPGLGLGSKKKSIAEIFQDDFSRVSPAPGHPSRPASRNAFDGSGDAAEAELSFSSSKPLRSGSSTQIPSDEVAASYSYAAALSRSTTPDPQHIARAPSPCLTPIGGGRVVNLDKRSVNSPNSFNGHTTESSELVAALSGMNLSNGMSDEIISQIEQDIGFNTILTNLAGGQNNTKQHEFFKQSESPQFNMASTVQSAKVPYSVGSDLNSSNRQAAFSNSSYLKGSPTSGLNSGGGVLSQYPHLDSPNSSFSNYGLSGHPLSPMSSHLGNYNLPPLFGNAAAASAMAVPGLDSRIPNLSAATAEHNLSRMGNQMGGPSFVDPMYLQYLTAEYVAQVAALNDPSLDRSYMGGNSYVDLLQKAYLGNNVLPQKSQYKSSGSGHHGYYGNPAFGVGLSYPGSPLASPVIPGSPVGPGSPMRHSDYNNMRRMRNIAAGVIGPYHLDNMENSLASSLLEEFKSNKTRCFELSEIVGHVVEFSADQYGSRFIQQKLETATTEEKNMVFQEIFPQALTLMTDVFGNYVIQKFFEHGMASQRRELAGKLFGHVLTLSLQMYGCRVIQKAIEVVDVDQKIKMVEELDGNIMRCVRDQNGNHVIQKCIECVPEDHIQFVVSTFFGQVVTLSTHPYGCRVIQRVLEHCSDPETQSKVMEEILESVSMLAQDQYGNYVVQHVLEHGKPHERSIIIQELAGKIVQMSQQKFASNVVEKCLTFCNSSERQLLVNEMLGTTDENEPLQAMMKDQFANYVVQKVLETCSDQQRELIMSRIRVHLNALKKYTYGKHIVARVEKLVAAGERRIAAQSLSPA is encoded by the exons ATGGTATCTGATTTGGGTAGGAGACCGATGGTTGGGAACAATGAAAATTCATTTGGAGATGAGTTTGAGAAAGAGATTGGGATGTTACTTCATGATCAGCGAAGACAAGATGCTGACGATCGCGAAAAGGAGCTGAATATGTATAGAAGTGGCTCAGCTCCACCTACTGTTGAGGGTTCATTGAGTGCAGTAGGCGGATTGTTTAACAATAATGGTTTCATGTCTGAGGAGGAGCTTAGGTCTGATCCTGCTTACTTATCTTACTATTACTCGAACGTAAACCTTAATCCTAGGTTGCCTCCTCCACTTTTGTCCAAAGAAGATTGGCGGTTTTCACAGAGGTTGCAAGGAGGGAGCTCCGCTATTGGTGATAGGAGGAACGTaaacaagaatgataataatggTAATGGTAGGAGGTCACCCATGCCTCCAGGATTTAACTCGAAAAAAGCAGAGACCGAGAACGAGACGGATAAATTGCAGGGTTCAGTGGAATGGGGTGGTGATGGGCTGATTGGTTTGCCGGGACTAGGACTAGGTAGTAAAAAGAAGAGCATTGCTGAAATATTCCAG GATGACTTCAGCCGTGTGTCTCCTGCTCCTGGTCACCCTTCGCGGCCAGCTAGCCGAAATGCCTTTGACGGAAGTGGTGATGCAGCAGAAGCTGAGCTTTCGTTTTCTTCTTCAAAGCCTTTAAGGTCTGGATCAAGCACACAAATCCCATCTGATGAGGTGGCTGCTTCCTATTCATATGCTGCTGCTTTATCAAGAAGTACCACTCCTGATCCCCAACACATTGCGAGGGCTCCTAGTCCTTGCCTTACTCCTATTGGTGGAGGGAGGGTAGTCAATTTAGACAAGAGAAGTGTCAATAGTCCAAATTCATTTAATGGTCACACAACTGAGTCTTCAGAGCTTGTTGCTGCTTTGTCTGGCATGAATCTATCTAATGGTATGTCCGATGAGATCATTTCTCAGATTGAACAGGACATTGGTTTTAATACTATCCTCACCAATCTTGCAGGTGGGCAAAATAACACGAAGCAGCATGAATTTTTTAAGCAATCTGAATCCCCACAGTTTAATATGGCTTCTACTGTTCAGTCTGCGAAAGTACCATATTCTGTCGGCTCAGACCTTAATAGTTCTAACCGCCAAGCTGCTTTCTCCAATAGTTCATACCTCAAAGGATCCCCAACATCTGGATTGAATAGTGGAGGTGGCGTACTTTCTCAATATCCACATTTGGATAGTCCAAATTCATCTTTTTCTAATTATGGTTTGAGTGGTCATCCCCTCAGTCCAATGTCAAGCCATCTTGGCAACTATAATTTGCCACCTTTATTTGGAAATGCTGCTGCTGCATCAGCTATGGCTGTACCTGGATTGGACTCGAGAATCCCTAATTTGAGTGCTGCAACCGCAGAGCATAATCTCAGCAGAATGGGAAATCAAATGGGTGGGCCATCATTCGTGGACCCTATGTATCTTCAGTACTTGACAGCTGAATATGTTGCGCAGGTTGCTGCTCTTAATGATCCTTCCTTGGACAGGAGCTACATGGGCGGCAATTCGTATGTAGACTTGCTTCAGAAAGCTTATCTTGGTAATAATGTTCTACCTCAGAAATCTCAATACAAAAGCAGTGGTTCAGGTCATCATGGCTATTATGGAAATCCTGCGTTTGGAGTTGGCTTGTCATATCCTGGAAGTCCTTTAGCAAGTCCTGTCATCCCAGGCTCTCCAGTGGGACCTGGTAGTCCTATGAGGCATAGTGATTATAATAATATGAGACGAATGAGAAACATAGCTGCAGGTGTCATAGGACCATATCACTTGGATAATATGGAAAACAGCTTAGCATCCTCCTTACTGGAAGAGTTCAAAAGCAACAAGACCAGGTGTTTTGAACTATCAGAAATTGTAGGGCACGTTGTTGAGTTTAG CGCTGACCAGTATGGGAGCCGATTCATTCAGCAAAAGTTGGAAACTGCCACCACTGAGGAGAAAAACATGGTGTTTCAGGAAATTTTCCCCCAAGCTCTTACTTTGATGACTGATGTCTTCGGAAATTACGTAATCCAGAAG TTTTTTGAACATGGAATGGCATCTCAGAGGAGAGAATTAGCTGGCAAGCTCTTTGGGCATGTTTTAACACTGAGCCTTCAAATGTATGGTTGTCGCGTCATACAGAAG GCAATAGAAGTAGTCGACGTGGACCAGAAGATCAAAATGGTGGAGGAGCTTGATGGTAATATCATGCGCTGTGTACGAGATCAGAATGGAAATCACGTCATTCAGAAATGTATTGAATGTGTACCAGAAGATCACATTCAATTTGTCGTCTCGACATTTTTCGGACAAGTTGTTACTCTCTCCACCCATCCATATGGCTGTCGAGTAATACAG AGAGTATTGGAACACTGTAGCGATCCAGAAACCCAAAGTAAAGTGATGGAAGAAATCTTGGAATCTGTAAGCATGTTGGCACAAGATCAGTATGGTAATTATGTTGTTCAG CATGTATTGGAGCATGGGAAGCCGCATGAGCGCTCTATTATAATTCAGGAACTAGCTGGGAAGATTGTGCAAATGAGCCAGCAGAAGTTCGCCTCTAATGTTGTTGAGAAGTGTTTAACTTTTTGTAATTCTAGTGAACGACAGCTACTGGTGAACGAGATGCTTGGTACGACTGATGAAAATGAGCCTCTTCAG
- the LOC107828552 gene encoding pumilio homolog 2-like isoform X3 codes for MRPMVGNNENSFGDEFEKEIGMLLHDQRRQDADDREKELNMYRSGSAPPTVEGSLSAVGGLFNNNGFMSEEELRSDPAYLSYYYSNVNLNPRLPPPLLSKEDWRFSQRLQGGSSAIGDRRNVNKNDNNGNGRRSPMPPGFNSKKAETENETDKLQGSVEWGGDGLIGLPGLGLGSKKKSIAEIFQDDFSRVSPAPGHPSRPASRNAFDGSGDAAEAELSFSSSKPLRSGSSTQIPSDEVAASYSYAAALSRSTTPDPQHIARAPSPCLTPIGGGRVVNLDKRSVNSPNSFNGHTTESSELVAALSGMNLSNGGQNNTKQHEFFKQSESPQFNMASTVQSAKVPYSVGSDLNSSNRQAAFSNSSYLKGSPTSGLNSGGGVLSQYPHLDSPNSSFSNYGLSGHPLSPMSSHLGNYNLPPLFGNAAAASAMAVPGLDSRIPNLSAATAEHNLSRMGNQMGGPSFVDPMYLQYLTAEYVAQVAALNDPSLDRSYMGGNSYVDLLQKAYLGNNVLPQKSQYKSSGSGHHGYYGNPAFGVGLSYPGSPLASPVIPGSPVGPGSPMRHSDYNNMRRMRNIAAGVIGPYHLDNMENSLASSLLEEFKSNKTRCFELSEIVGHVVEFSADQYGSRFIQQKLETATTEEKNMVFQEIFPQALTLMTDVFGNYVIQKFFEHGMASQRRELAGKLFGHVLTLSLQMYGCRVIQKAIEVVDVDQKIKMVEELDGNIMRCVRDQNGNHVIQKCIECVPEDHIQFVVSTFFGQVVTLSTHPYGCRVIQRVLEHCSDPETQSKVMEEILESVSMLAQDQYGNYVVQHVLEHGKPHERSIIIQELAGKIVQMSQQKFASNVVEKCLTFCNSSERQLLVNEMLGTTDENEPLQAMMKDQFANYVVQKVLETCSDQQRELIMSRIRVHLNALKKYTYGKHIVARVEKLVAAGERRIAAQSLSPA; via the exons AT GAGACCGATGGTTGGGAACAATGAAAATTCATTTGGAGATGAGTTTGAGAAAGAGATTGGGATGTTACTTCATGATCAGCGAAGACAAGATGCTGACGATCGCGAAAAGGAGCTGAATATGTATAGAAGTGGCTCAGCTCCACCTACTGTTGAGGGTTCATTGAGTGCAGTAGGCGGATTGTTTAACAATAATGGTTTCATGTCTGAGGAGGAGCTTAGGTCTGATCCTGCTTACTTATCTTACTATTACTCGAACGTAAACCTTAATCCTAGGTTGCCTCCTCCACTTTTGTCCAAAGAAGATTGGCGGTTTTCACAGAGGTTGCAAGGAGGGAGCTCCGCTATTGGTGATAGGAGGAACGTaaacaagaatgataataatggTAATGGTAGGAGGTCACCCATGCCTCCAGGATTTAACTCGAAAAAAGCAGAGACCGAGAACGAGACGGATAAATTGCAGGGTTCAGTGGAATGGGGTGGTGATGGGCTGATTGGTTTGCCGGGACTAGGACTAGGTAGTAAAAAGAAGAGCATTGCTGAAATATTCCAG GATGACTTCAGCCGTGTGTCTCCTGCTCCTGGTCACCCTTCGCGGCCAGCTAGCCGAAATGCCTTTGACGGAAGTGGTGATGCAGCAGAAGCTGAGCTTTCGTTTTCTTCTTCAAAGCCTTTAAGGTCTGGATCAAGCACACAAATCCCATCTGATGAGGTGGCTGCTTCCTATTCATATGCTGCTGCTTTATCAAGAAGTACCACTCCTGATCCCCAACACATTGCGAGGGCTCCTAGTCCTTGCCTTACTCCTATTGGTGGAGGGAGGGTAGTCAATTTAGACAAGAGAAGTGTCAATAGTCCAAATTCATTTAATGGTCACACAACTGAGTCTTCAGAGCTTGTTGCTGCTTTGTCTGGCATGAATCTATCTAATG GTGGGCAAAATAACACGAAGCAGCATGAATTTTTTAAGCAATCTGAATCCCCACAGTTTAATATGGCTTCTACTGTTCAGTCTGCGAAAGTACCATATTCTGTCGGCTCAGACCTTAATAGTTCTAACCGCCAAGCTGCTTTCTCCAATAGTTCATACCTCAAAGGATCCCCAACATCTGGATTGAATAGTGGAGGTGGCGTACTTTCTCAATATCCACATTTGGATAGTCCAAATTCATCTTTTTCTAATTATGGTTTGAGTGGTCATCCCCTCAGTCCAATGTCAAGCCATCTTGGCAACTATAATTTGCCACCTTTATTTGGAAATGCTGCTGCTGCATCAGCTATGGCTGTACCTGGATTGGACTCGAGAATCCCTAATTTGAGTGCTGCAACCGCAGAGCATAATCTCAGCAGAATGGGAAATCAAATGGGTGGGCCATCATTCGTGGACCCTATGTATCTTCAGTACTTGACAGCTGAATATGTTGCGCAGGTTGCTGCTCTTAATGATCCTTCCTTGGACAGGAGCTACATGGGCGGCAATTCGTATGTAGACTTGCTTCAGAAAGCTTATCTTGGTAATAATGTTCTACCTCAGAAATCTCAATACAAAAGCAGTGGTTCAGGTCATCATGGCTATTATGGAAATCCTGCGTTTGGAGTTGGCTTGTCATATCCTGGAAGTCCTTTAGCAAGTCCTGTCATCCCAGGCTCTCCAGTGGGACCTGGTAGTCCTATGAGGCATAGTGATTATAATAATATGAGACGAATGAGAAACATAGCTGCAGGTGTCATAGGACCATATCACTTGGATAATATGGAAAACAGCTTAGCATCCTCCTTACTGGAAGAGTTCAAAAGCAACAAGACCAGGTGTTTTGAACTATCAGAAATTGTAGGGCACGTTGTTGAGTTTAG CGCTGACCAGTATGGGAGCCGATTCATTCAGCAAAAGTTGGAAACTGCCACCACTGAGGAGAAAAACATGGTGTTTCAGGAAATTTTCCCCCAAGCTCTTACTTTGATGACTGATGTCTTCGGAAATTACGTAATCCAGAAG TTTTTTGAACATGGAATGGCATCTCAGAGGAGAGAATTAGCTGGCAAGCTCTTTGGGCATGTTTTAACACTGAGCCTTCAAATGTATGGTTGTCGCGTCATACAGAAG GCAATAGAAGTAGTCGACGTGGACCAGAAGATCAAAATGGTGGAGGAGCTTGATGGTAATATCATGCGCTGTGTACGAGATCAGAATGGAAATCACGTCATTCAGAAATGTATTGAATGTGTACCAGAAGATCACATTCAATTTGTCGTCTCGACATTTTTCGGACAAGTTGTTACTCTCTCCACCCATCCATATGGCTGTCGAGTAATACAG AGAGTATTGGAACACTGTAGCGATCCAGAAACCCAAAGTAAAGTGATGGAAGAAATCTTGGAATCTGTAAGCATGTTGGCACAAGATCAGTATGGTAATTATGTTGTTCAG CATGTATTGGAGCATGGGAAGCCGCATGAGCGCTCTATTATAATTCAGGAACTAGCTGGGAAGATTGTGCAAATGAGCCAGCAGAAGTTCGCCTCTAATGTTGTTGAGAAGTGTTTAACTTTTTGTAATTCTAGTGAACGACAGCTACTGGTGAACGAGATGCTTGGTACGACTGATGAAAATGAGCCTCTTCAG